A stretch of the Halorussus salinus genome encodes the following:
- a CDS encoding DUF7504 family protein has protein sequence MLLVGTDAVDAACERLLGESSAGPRYRLFVTTDSRPPTAHARLRSVQSGPYSDSAAVVDWAADVRGGSRADVRDGSAADVRRGNADDAAGNRSPSVRDSSDASFSRTTVESDDLRDLGTAVEETAERFEAETGGLSPAELRLCFDSIVPLVADHDERTVRRFLLGLTETVERFDGMAHYHLPAEYDSETVDSIEALFDAVVEVRYGTAEIEQRWHLAEPDITTDWLAL, from the coding sequence GTGTTACTCGTCGGTACCGACGCAGTGGACGCGGCCTGCGAGCGACTCCTCGGCGAGTCGAGCGCCGGACCGCGCTATCGGCTGTTCGTGACGACCGATTCGAGACCGCCGACCGCCCACGCGAGACTGCGGTCGGTCCAGTCGGGACCGTACAGCGATTCGGCCGCGGTCGTGGACTGGGCGGCCGACGTTCGAGGTGGAAGCCGGGCCGATGTTCGGGACGGGAGCGCGGCCGACGTTCGACGCGGAAACGCCGACGACGCGGCCGGGAATCGGTCGCCGAGCGTGCGGGACTCGTCGGACGCCTCGTTCTCCCGGACGACCGTCGAGAGCGACGACCTCCGGGACCTCGGCACTGCCGTCGAGGAGACCGCCGAACGGTTCGAGGCCGAGACCGGCGGACTCTCGCCCGCCGAACTGCGGCTCTGTTTCGACTCTATCGTCCCGCTGGTGGCCGACCACGACGAGCGAACCGTGCGCCGATTCCTGTTGGGACTGACCGAGACCGTCGAGCGATTCGACGGGATGGCCCACTACCACCTCCCCGCCGAGTACGACTCGGAGACGGTCGATTCCATCGAGGCGCTGTTCGACGCGGTAGTAGAAGTCCGGTACGGCACCGCGGAAATCGAACAGCGGTGGCACCTCGCGGAGCCGGACATCACGACCGACTGGCTCGCGCTCTGA
- a CDS encoding NADH:flavin oxidoreductase/NADH oxidase has translation MTDDLFAPLSIRDTEIRNRVMVSPMCQYSCDRDGLATDWHETHLGSRATGGAGIVMTEATAVEPRGRITPNDLGIWSDDHADALAPVAEFVADRGATPAIQLAHAGRKASKTSPWEGSEPLGPDEGGWETVAPSAEPYPFAAAHDASGDDAEPPEPPRTARMDEEDIEAVVDAFVAGAERALDAGFEIAEVHAAHGYLLHEFLSPVTNRRDDEYGGDFEGRTRLVREITAAVREVWPGDKPVFVRISATDWLPDRESWTVEDTAELAPLLAEAGADLIDVSAGGIHPDQQVPDGGANYQVPYAERVGEETEALVGAVGGISEPKQADALIRNDRADLAIVGREHLRDPYFTLHAADELGADERVEWPIQYRRAVGK, from the coding sequence ATGACCGACGACCTCTTCGCTCCGCTGTCGATTCGCGACACGGAGATACGAAACCGCGTGATGGTCTCGCCGATGTGCCAGTACTCCTGCGACCGGGACGGTCTCGCGACCGACTGGCACGAGACGCACCTCGGGAGTCGCGCGACCGGCGGCGCGGGAATCGTGATGACCGAGGCGACCGCGGTCGAACCGCGCGGGCGCATCACGCCCAACGACCTCGGCATCTGGAGCGACGACCACGCCGACGCGCTCGCGCCGGTCGCCGAGTTCGTCGCCGACCGGGGTGCGACCCCCGCCATCCAACTCGCCCACGCGGGTCGGAAGGCCAGCAAGACCTCGCCGTGGGAGGGGAGCGAGCCGCTCGGACCCGACGAGGGCGGGTGGGAGACCGTCGCGCCGAGCGCGGAGCCGTACCCCTTCGCGGCGGCCCACGACGCGAGCGGAGACGACGCCGAACCGCCGGAACCGCCCCGGACCGCACGGATGGACGAGGAGGACATCGAGGCGGTCGTAGACGCCTTCGTCGCGGGGGCCGAGCGCGCGCTCGACGCGGGCTTCGAAATCGCGGAGGTCCACGCCGCCCACGGCTATCTCCTCCACGAGTTCCTCTCGCCCGTGACGAACCGCCGCGACGACGAGTACGGCGGCGACTTCGAGGGCCGGACCCGACTCGTCCGCGAGATTACCGCCGCGGTCCGGGAGGTCTGGCCGGGTGACAAGCCGGTCTTCGTGCGCATCTCGGCGACCGACTGGCTCCCCGACCGCGAGTCGTGGACGGTCGAAGACACCGCCGAACTCGCGCCCCTCCTCGCGGAGGCTGGCGCGGACCTCATCGACGTGAGCGCGGGCGGCATCCACCCCGACCAGCAGGTGCCCGACGGCGGAGCCAACTATCAGGTCCCCTACGCCGAGCGCGTCGGCGAGGAGACCGAGGCGCTTGTCGGCGCGGTCGGCGGCATCTCCGAACCCAAGCAGGCCGACGCGTTGATTCGCAACGACCGCGCGGACCTCGCCATCGTCGGCCGGGAACACCTGCGGGACCCGTACTTCACCCTCCACGCCGCCGACGAGTTGGGCGCGGACGAGCGCGTCGAGTGGCCGATTCAGTACCGGCGCGCGGTCGGGAAGTAG
- a CDS encoding GNAT family N-acetyltransferase, protein MDYRELPDDRKTQFQDYLHYAFSAEDGPQSDHETDPDERVGDERALFDGDEMLCVCRHYWFRARVRGRWCEMPGLSAVASPPEHRREGNVTRLLAESLAEYRDRGDFLTALWAFEHPFYERHGWGLATKFTEYDCEPDALAFARDSPLAGGTFRKLDPDDWDLLDSVHAAAHENYDLAIDRTEEWWREKIFDNWRGDPYVYGWADEAGEVRGYVVYHVRDEDEGKRLQAKELVAADRAARTNLLRFLANHDSQVERVSFYGLNETALLDVARDPGDIDCEVHPGPMVRIVDVPTAIEALDYPHDLDAEFTVAVSDSLADWNDGTFRVAVADGRATCEPTTDAADATAAADVTDADVTTGIGALSQVVVGYHSVEDAETLADLEIRTPEARDALTAMFPERDVFLHEGF, encoded by the coding sequence ATGGACTACCGCGAACTTCCGGACGACCGGAAGACGCAGTTTCAGGACTACCTCCACTACGCCTTCAGCGCCGAAGACGGTCCCCAGAGCGACCACGAGACGGACCCCGACGAGCGCGTCGGCGACGAGCGGGCGCTGTTCGACGGCGACGAGATGCTGTGCGTCTGTCGCCACTACTGGTTCCGAGCGCGCGTCCGGGGCCGCTGGTGTGAGATGCCCGGCCTGTCGGCGGTCGCCTCGCCGCCGGAACACCGCCGGGAGGGCAACGTCACCCGACTGCTCGCCGAGTCGCTGGCGGAGTACCGCGACCGCGGCGACTTCCTGACCGCACTGTGGGCGTTCGAGCATCCGTTCTACGAGCGCCACGGCTGGGGGTTGGCGACCAAGTTCACCGAGTACGACTGCGAACCGGACGCGCTCGCGTTCGCCAGAGACTCGCCGCTCGCTGGCGGGACGTTTCGGAAACTGGACCCGGACGACTGGGACCTCCTCGATTCGGTTCACGCGGCGGCCCACGAGAACTACGACCTCGCTATCGACCGGACCGAGGAGTGGTGGCGCGAGAAGATATTCGACAACTGGCGGGGCGACCCCTACGTCTACGGGTGGGCCGACGAGGCGGGCGAGGTCCGCGGGTACGTCGTCTACCACGTCCGCGACGAGGACGAGGGTAAGCGACTGCAAGCCAAGGAGTTGGTGGCCGCCGACCGCGCGGCGCGGACGAACCTCCTGCGCTTTCTGGCCAACCACGACTCGCAGGTCGAGCGCGTGTCGTTCTACGGCCTGAACGAGACGGCCCTCCTCGACGTTGCCCGCGACCCCGGCGACATCGACTGCGAGGTCCACCCCGGTCCGATGGTCCGCATCGTGGACGTGCCGACCGCAATCGAGGCGCTGGACTATCCGCACGACCTCGACGCCGAGTTCACCGTCGCCGTTTCGGACTCGCTGGCCGACTGGAACGACGGGACCTTCCGCGTCGCCGTCGCGGATGGGCGGGCGACCTGCGAACCGACGACGGACGCGGCCGATGCAACCGCGGCGGCCGATGTCACCGACGCGGACGTGACGACCGGCATCGGCGCGCTCTCACAGGTCGTCGTCGGCTACCACTCGGTCGAAGACGCCGAGACGCTGGCCGACCTCGAAATCCGGACGCCCGAAGCCCGCGACGCCCTCACGGCGATGTTCCCCGAGCGCGACGTGTTCCTGCACGAAGGGTTCTGA
- a CDS encoding DUF7547 family protein, whose product MRDDRDDRRDGEERRDAGDRRDDRRDGEERRDAGDRRDDRDPEQLDERVEELETRVRDLRDELGRPPEGPLGLPRPPTPREVLSFTGEYAIPTAIAMLEANVRALKALQQVIRLLDPERSVVSEERDRLQGRAADASRLTLDRLESALEDVETTIRESDLPREDAARDLLEDARRINREIRDRVDREENTVDEARQRERDINRERWDDADRQGDDADRRAEDRARDGRSGGDDRSDDDLEGGTTIELTDESDERRDADDAGAASDDAETSPGEADDRAEVDVEAELESIKDEMERRTNADGAGAAAGDGTAEDAADGESAADEESNTDTDGDDSTADSDDRDDADDE is encoded by the coding sequence ATGAGAGACGACCGCGACGACCGACGCGACGGCGAGGAGCGCCGCGACGCTGGCGACCGCCGCGACGACCGACGCGACGGCGAGGAGCGCCGCGACGCTGGCGACCGCCGCGACGACCGGGACCCCGAGCAACTGGACGAACGCGTCGAGGAGCTAGAGACGCGCGTCCGGGACCTCCGCGACGAACTGGGCCGCCCGCCGGAGGGACCGCTCGGCCTGCCGCGCCCGCCGACGCCCCGCGAGGTGCTGTCGTTCACCGGCGAGTACGCCATCCCGACCGCCATCGCCATGCTGGAGGCCAACGTCCGGGCGCTGAAGGCGCTCCAGCAGGTCATTCGCCTGTTGGACCCCGAGCGAAGCGTCGTGAGCGAGGAGCGCGACCGCTTGCAGGGCCGGGCGGCCGACGCGAGCAGACTCACGCTCGACCGACTCGAATCGGCGCTCGAAGACGTGGAGACGACGATTCGGGAGAGCGACCTGCCGCGCGAGGACGCCGCGCGGGACCTGCTGGAGGACGCCCGGCGCATCAACCGCGAGATTCGGGACCGCGTGGACCGCGAGGAGAACACCGTAGACGAGGCCCGCCAGCGCGAGCGCGACATCAACCGCGAGCGGTGGGACGACGCGGACCGGCAGGGCGACGACGCGGACCGACGAGCGGAGGACCGAGCGCGCGACGGACGGTCCGGCGGCGACGACCGGTCCGACGACGACTTGGAGGGCGGCACGACCATCGAACTCACCGACGAGAGCGACGAGCGACGCGACGCCGACGACGCCGGGGCCGCCTCGGACGACGCCGAAACCTCGCCGGGCGAGGCGGACGACCGCGCCGAGGTGGACGTGGAGGCCGAACTCGAATCCATCAAAGACGAGATGGAGCGCCGGACGAACGCCGACGGCGCGGGGGCGGCCGCCGGGGACGGGACCGCCGAGGACGCGGCCGACGGCGAGTCGGCGGCTGACGAGGAGTCGAACACCGACACCGACGGAGACGATTCCACGGCCGACTCGGACGACCGGGACGACGCCGACGACGAGTGA
- a CDS encoding metal-dependent hydrolase translates to MFPPGHYGLALACYSVVGYALLRRGYARDALSGGGIVLSYSLFPDLDGQFELLVHRGVTHTVWFGVAVGVLCVLAVASSLRTRPRREAARGALWAFFLGSFAVAVHLVADLLNPWGVMPVYPVSPALYSLDIVRATNDAANYAMLAFGVGCAATAWIAGRTPETDSSLVRRLYRRIRPEETVTDERVGE, encoded by the coding sequence ATGTTTCCGCCGGGCCACTACGGGTTGGCGCTCGCGTGCTACTCGGTGGTCGGGTACGCCCTGCTGCGGCGCGGTTACGCGCGGGACGCGCTCTCGGGCGGCGGCATCGTCCTCTCCTATTCGCTGTTCCCGGACTTGGACGGCCAGTTCGAGTTGCTGGTCCACCGTGGCGTCACGCACACGGTGTGGTTCGGCGTGGCGGTCGGGGTCCTCTGCGTGCTGGCCGTCGCGTCGTCGCTCCGGACGCGCCCCCGGCGAGAAGCCGCTCGCGGGGCGCTCTGGGCGTTCTTCCTCGGGAGCTTCGCGGTCGCGGTCCACCTCGTCGCGGACCTCCTCAACCCGTGGGGCGTGATGCCGGTCTACCCGGTCTCGCCCGCGCTCTACTCGCTGGACATCGTGCGCGCGACCAACGACGCCGCCAACTACGCCATGCTGGCGTTCGGCGTCGGTTGCGCGGCGACGGCGTGGATTGCGGGTCGGACTCCCGAGACGGACTCGTCGCTCGTCCGGCGACTCTACCGCAGAATCCGGCCCGAGGAGACCGTCACCGACGAGCGCGTCGGCGAGTAG
- a CDS encoding Sec-independent protein translocase subunit TatA/TatB, producing the protein MLPTPLFGPVPGGMEMMIILLVAVLLFGANKLPKLARSTGQAMGEFRKGREEIEREIRESAEGVERADDADGLEDETANV; encoded by the coding sequence ATGCTTCCCACACCGCTGTTCGGCCCCGTTCCGGGCGGGATGGAGATGATGATAATTCTCCTCGTCGCCGTCCTGCTGTTCGGCGCGAACAAACTCCCGAAACTCGCCCGCTCGACCGGGCAGGCGATGGGCGAGTTCAGGAAGGGCCGCGAGGAGATCGAGCGCGAGATTCGGGAATCGGCGGAGGGCGTCGAGCGCGCCGACGACGCCGACGGACTCGAAGACGAGACGGCGAACGTCTGA
- a CDS encoding MaoC/PaaZ C-terminal domain-containing protein has product MTAPEEGTTRTFERTFTPEEVRQFAAVSGDEQSRHLEPDDEGRLLVHGLLTATMPTKIGGDMQVLGRSMNFEFHEPVYTGETVTCELTVEEVAERADRYDLSAAVTCENDEGETVMTGTVEGLVWKHSDQ; this is encoded by the coding sequence ATGACCGCGCCAGAAGAAGGCACCACGCGAACGTTCGAGCGCACGTTCACGCCCGAGGAGGTCCGCCAGTTCGCCGCAGTCTCCGGCGACGAGCAGTCGCGCCACCTCGAACCCGACGACGAGGGCCGCCTGTTAGTCCACGGCCTCCTCACGGCGACGATGCCGACCAAAATCGGCGGCGACATGCAGGTCCTCGGGCGCTCGATGAACTTCGAGTTCCACGAACCTGTTTACACCGGCGAGACCGTGACCTGCGAGTTGACCGTCGAGGAGGTCGCCGAGCGTGCGGACCGCTACGACCTCTCGGCGGCCGTCACCTGCGAGAACGACGAGGGCGAGACGGTGATGACCGGCACCGTCGAGGGGTTGGTCTGGAAGCATTCGGACCAATAA
- a CDS encoding YrzE family protein produces the protein MGKKEEFIRKYQLDHGRVLEYAERKNYSKWSGRAFGISIILFLIFGLVGGSFTEIQDHFLYDLWAIIIVVLFLGGFISNQIAESRLSKSELSEERIALHEIASAIDEFQSGNLDESATHLAEARLWLDGAETTLLSTERKEQLKRYLDRIDSAKNPKEAVKKTFGEVITVLGKEIVEIEKNPIDKEISVIEQSPYQDRSAFRRFKNDLGETFSHLVFSFWGIVVGSILLGISVANYYDKPTVGAAVPTVVLTIYQIYKNKENSGG, from the coding sequence ATGGGAAAGAAAGAGGAATTTATACGAAAATATCAATTAGATCACGGAAGGGTATTAGAGTATGCAGAGCGGAAAAATTATAGTAAATGGTCCGGTAGAGCCTTTGGAATTTCAATTATTTTGTTTCTCATATTTGGTCTAGTTGGAGGTAGTTTTACAGAGATACAAGATCATTTTCTATACGATTTGTGGGCGATTATAATTGTAGTACTATTTTTGGGAGGTTTCATTTCTAATCAAATCGCTGAAAGTCGCCTTAGCAAATCTGAATTAAGTGAGGAGCGTATTGCGCTTCACGAAATTGCTTCAGCAATTGACGAATTTCAAAGTGGAAATCTTGACGAGTCGGCCACCCATTTAGCTGAAGCACGACTATGGCTAGATGGAGCAGAAACTACTCTATTATCAACTGAAAGAAAAGAGCAGCTTAAACGATATCTAGACAGAATAGATAGTGCTAAGAACCCAAAGGAAGCCGTGAAGAAAACATTTGGAGAGGTGATAACAGTTCTCGGAAAAGAAATAGTGGAAATAGAAAAAAATCCAATTGATAAAGAGATTAGTGTCATTGAACAATCTCCTTATCAAGACCGGAGTGCGTTTCGTCGTTTTAAGAATGATCTAGGTGAGACATTTTCACATTTAGTCTTTAGCTTTTGGGGTATCGTAGTGGGTTCAATTTTGCTTGGGATTTCAGTTGCAAATTATTATGATAAACCGACAGTAGGTGCTGCGGTTCCTACCGTTGTGCTAACAATATATCAAATATACAAGAACAAAGAAAATAGTGGAGGATAA
- a CDS encoding Zn-ribbon domain-containing OB-fold protein, whose product MSLTAYRCPNGHVTYPGHELCPECGEAQTEEVDLSDETAEVVTWTENTATPPGVRRPNSLAIVEFEVEGESVRAIGQLTDETEVEIGDEVRPVYAEQLRDPDAGIREKESQEWDGYRFESV is encoded by the coding sequence ATGAGTCTGACTGCATACCGGTGCCCGAACGGGCACGTGACCTATCCGGGCCACGAACTCTGCCCGGAGTGCGGCGAGGCACAGACCGAGGAGGTAGACCTGAGCGACGAAACCGCCGAGGTCGTGACGTGGACGGAGAACACGGCGACTCCTCCGGGCGTCCGGCGACCCAACTCGCTGGCCATCGTGGAGTTCGAAGTGGAAGGCGAGTCGGTGCGCGCCATCGGCCAGTTGACCGACGAGACCGAGGTCGAAATCGGCGACGAGGTGCGGCCCGTCTACGCCGAGCAACTGCGCGACCCCGACGCCGGAATCCGCGAGAAGGAGAGTCAGGAGTGGGACGGGTACAGATTTGAATCGGTATGA
- a CDS encoding thiolase family protein, whose protein sequence is MDRVAIVGASMTEFGERDAWLRELLAQAGRECLADADVAPDEVDHLYVSNMASGEFEGQTGAPNALAHDLGAMPAYTQRVDQTSASGGAGIYAAWQSVSSGASEMTLLVGGEKMTHKTTAEATDVIASLTHPVEYKHGVTLPSFAGLTARRYLHEYDAPRESLAKVAVKNHENGLDNPHAQFRKEVDLETVMESPIVADPLRLYDFCPITDGSAALLFCPESVAEEYVPEGEYTVVSGIGGATDTHVVHERDDPTVMGGAVESSETAYEMADRDPDDVDVAELHDMFTILEFLQSEAVGFFEQGEGWKAVEEGVTDRDGELPINTSGGLKSKGHPLGASGVAQAYEIHEQLLGEAGPRQVEAEVGLACNVGGFGNCVTTTILEEP, encoded by the coding sequence ATGGACCGAGTCGCAATCGTCGGAGCCTCGATGACCGAGTTCGGGGAGCGCGACGCGTGGCTGCGCGAGTTGCTCGCGCAGGCCGGACGCGAGTGCCTCGCGGACGCGGACGTGGCTCCCGACGAGGTAGACCACCTGTACGTCTCGAACATGGCCAGCGGCGAGTTCGAGGGCCAGACCGGCGCGCCGAACGCGCTGGCCCACGACCTCGGCGCGATGCCCGCCTACACCCAGCGCGTGGACCAGACCAGCGCCTCGGGCGGCGCGGGCATCTACGCCGCGTGGCAGTCGGTGTCCTCCGGAGCCTCGGAGATGACCCTGCTGGTCGGCGGCGAGAAGATGACCCACAAGACGACCGCCGAGGCGACCGACGTTATCGCGTCGCTGACTCACCCGGTCGAGTACAAGCACGGCGTGACCCTGCCGAGCTTCGCGGGACTGACCGCGCGACGCTACCTCCACGAGTACGACGCGCCCCGCGAGAGTCTGGCGAAGGTCGCGGTGAAGAACCACGAGAACGGACTCGACAACCCCCACGCCCAGTTCCGGAAGGAAGTGGACTTGGAGACCGTGATGGAGTCGCCCATCGTGGCCGACCCGCTGCGGCTCTACGACTTCTGTCCCATCACGGACGGAAGCGCGGCCCTGCTGTTCTGTCCGGAGTCCGTCGCCGAGGAGTACGTCCCCGAGGGCGAGTACACCGTCGTCTCGGGAATCGGCGGCGCGACCGACACCCACGTCGTCCACGAGCGCGACGACCCGACCGTGATGGGCGGCGCGGTCGAGAGTTCCGAGACGGCCTACGAGATGGCCGACCGCGACCCCGACGACGTGGACGTGGCGGAACTCCACGACATGTTCACCATCCTCGAATTCCTCCAGAGCGAGGCGGTCGGCTTCTTCGAGCAGGGCGAGGGCTGGAAGGCCGTCGAGGAGGGCGTCACCGACCGCGACGGCGAGTTACCCATCAACACCTCGGGCGGTCTCAAGTCGAAGGGCCACCCGCTCGGCGCGAGCGGCGTCGCGCAGGCCTACGAGATTCACGAGCAACTGCTCGGCGAGGCCGGGCCGCGGCAGGTCGAGGCCGAGGTCGGACTGGCCTGCAACGTCGGCGGATTCGGCAACTGCGTGACCACCACGATTCTGGAGGAACCCTGA
- a CDS encoding ubiquitin-like small modifier protein 1, whose translation MTTSAPERITVELTLYATYRESVGQKSLTRDLPADATLADLLADLADEYPDLDGRLTDEGDLRPQVAVLRNGSERADLDTRLEDGDELSVTSPVHGG comes from the coding sequence GTGACGACGAGCGCCCCCGAACGAATCACCGTCGAACTCACCCTCTACGCCACCTACCGCGAGTCGGTCGGGCAAAAATCGCTGACCCGCGACCTCCCCGCCGACGCCACCCTCGCGGACCTGCTGGCCGACCTCGCCGACGAGTACCCGGACCTCGACGGCCGACTCACCGACGAGGGCGACCTCCGCCCGCAGGTCGCGGTCCTCCGGAACGGGAGCGAGCGCGCCGACCTCGACACCCGACTCGAAGACGGCGACGAGTTGAGCGTCACCTCGCCGGTCCACGGCGGCTAG
- a CDS encoding aldehyde ferredoxin oxidoreductase family protein has protein sequence MLHATGTLLTIDVGEREARTTDIGDVLSSFVGGRGVATKLAHDRTPFDADPLGPENRLYFTTGPLQHSRMSFTGRMNATAISPLTDGIRSTNAGGFLSRNFAATGHAAVELVGESDELLAVHVTDDGVTFKEVPDLEGALVSETSEYVEEARGLGAEHLMTAGPAGENEVRYASIMTSDTRAFGRGGLGAVMGAKGVKCVSFDGDSEPDVEIPDVQTEVHRDAAQSDDPMKRQGTTGGTEFINDEFSLPTRYFSEQSFEDVADIGGDAVEEKKYKRGTCSQCAFGCKLPTRDDETGLETEGPEFETVMSFGSCAGVGDIVDVMKSNDLCDELGLDTISAGVTVSAYLASEDEFGNADLIHDLLPKIAHREGVGDLLAEGVERCHDELGVENWSSKGLEFAAHDGRAINGQGLSYATSNSGADHMYSEILSAEYSGELDPEGLDGKAEFLVRSENAAAFKDSGIVCAFSSDYATEERLAALFDADYDDLLAVGARVVELERHFNNRRGFDRSDDDLPYELPSFESALDDYYEARGWNDDGTVPESRISGGEGAVGAD, from the coding sequence ATGCTCCACGCGACGGGAACCCTACTGACCATCGACGTGGGTGAGCGCGAGGCCCGGACGACCGACATCGGCGACGTGTTGTCGTCGTTCGTCGGCGGGCGCGGCGTGGCCACCAAACTGGCCCACGACCGCACCCCGTTCGACGCCGACCCGCTCGGCCCCGAGAACAGACTCTACTTCACGACCGGTCCGCTCCAACACTCCCGGATGAGTTTCACCGGGCGGATGAACGCCACCGCAATCTCTCCCCTGACCGACGGGATTCGCTCGACCAACGCGGGCGGGTTCCTCTCGCGGAACTTCGCGGCGACGGGCCACGCCGCGGTCGAACTCGTCGGCGAGAGCGACGAACTCCTCGCCGTCCACGTCACCGACGACGGAGTGACCTTCAAGGAGGTCCCGGACCTCGAAGGCGCGCTCGTCTCCGAGACCAGCGAGTACGTCGAGGAGGCCCGCGGTCTTGGCGCGGAACACCTCATGACCGCCGGTCCGGCGGGCGAGAACGAGGTCAGATACGCGTCCATCATGACCTCCGACACCCGCGCGTTCGGCCGGGGCGGCCTCGGCGCGGTGATGGGCGCGAAGGGCGTCAAGTGCGTCTCCTTCGACGGCGACTCCGAACCTGACGTGGAGATTCCGGACGTACAGACGGAGGTCCACCGCGACGCCGCCCAGTCCGACGACCCGATGAAGCGACAGGGAACCACCGGCGGCACGGAGTTCATCAACGACGAGTTCTCGCTCCCGACGCGCTACTTCTCCGAGCAGTCGTTCGAGGACGTAGCGGACATCGGCGGCGACGCGGTCGAGGAGAAGAAGTACAAGCGCGGCACCTGCTCGCAGTGCGCCTTCGGCTGTAAACTCCCGACCAGAGACGACGAGACCGGTCTCGAAACCGAAGGCCCGGAGTTCGAGACCGTGATGTCGTTCGGGAGTTGCGCGGGCGTCGGCGACATCGTGGACGTGATGAAGTCCAACGATTTGTGTGACGAACTCGGTCTCGACACCATCTCGGCGGGCGTCACCGTCTCGGCGTACCTCGCCAGCGAGGACGAGTTCGGCAACGCCGACCTGATTCACGACCTGCTTCCGAAAATCGCCCACCGAGAGGGCGTCGGCGACCTGCTCGCGGAGGGCGTCGAACGCTGTCACGACGAGTTGGGCGTCGAGAACTGGTCCTCGAAAGGTCTGGAATTCGCGGCCCACGACGGTCGGGCCATCAACGGACAGGGCCTCTCGTACGCCACGTCGAACAGCGGTGCCGACCACATGTACTCGGAGATTCTGTCGGCCGAATACTCGGGCGAACTCGACCCGGAAGGCTTGGACGGCAAGGCCGAGTTCCTCGTCCGGTCGGAGAACGCCGCGGCGTTCAAGGACAGCGGTATCGTCTGCGCGTTCTCCAGCGACTACGCGACCGAGGAGCGTCTGGCGGCCCTCTTTGACGCCGACTACGACGACCTGCTCGCGGTCGGCGCGCGAGTCGTGGAACTGGAACGGCACTTCAACAACCGGCGGGGCTTCGACCGGAGCGACGACGACCTGCCCTACGAACTGCCCAGTTTCGAGTCGGCGCTGGACGACTACTACGAGGCGCGGGGCTGGAACGACGACGGCACGGTCCCGGAGAGTCGGATTTCCGGCGGCGAGGGCGCGGTGGGTGCGGATTAG
- the yciH gene encoding translation initiation factor → MGEDKDISDVAGLPDELGIDEDLGRAEQRLTVRTEERTYGKAMTIVEGFDDSSVDLSDLASQLKSKLATGGTVDDGRIELQGDHRERAADLLRDEGFQVEG, encoded by the coding sequence ATGGGGGAAGACAAAGACATCAGCGACGTGGCGGGGCTTCCGGACGAGTTGGGCATCGACGAGGACTTGGGCCGGGCCGAACAGCGACTCACGGTCCGGACCGAGGAGCGAACCTACGGGAAAGCGATGACCATCGTGGAGGGGTTCGACGACTCGTCGGTGGACCTGAGCGACCTCGCCTCGCAACTCAAGAGCAAGCTGGCGACCGGGGGCACCGTGGACGACGGCCGCATCGAGCTACAGGGGGACCATCGCGAGCGCGCCGCCGACCTGCTCCGCGACGAGGGCTTTCAGGTCGAGGGGTAG